In Bos taurus isolate L1 Dominette 01449 registration number 42190680 breed Hereford chromosome 11, ARS-UCD2.0, whole genome shotgun sequence, one DNA window encodes the following:
- the LOC132346530 gene encoding uncharacterized protein yields MSLDPYNTSSYRQGQVVKRQTSFAAGARETATSAPPGRPTPTQTGGTGLGRGCPSVPACACVLPPPPGPLLPLPPITAPLRTRLVEGAERSLACPAPRDKNTAWLPAGTVRRSPPGLVGGRRRRGNAALPDPPSPPPPPAVRRPGGSAAWASPAAQPPPSPPPTHVRALLPSSVPPPALLHRPLAKPSRPIGSTTGGGGVLPFRGPHLGFWPASVFCACAESALRELHSSLESSLRNRIPCRSQNFLTLKSRATGYNTTTLRHLKHTKENKMN; encoded by the exons ATGAGCCTAGACCCCTACAACACGTCCAGTTACCGACAGGGCCAGGTTG TCAAGAGACAAACCAGCTTTGCAGCGGGGGCGAGGGAGACGGCCACAAGTGCACCACCGGGAAGGCCTACACCCACCCAGACAGGGGGAACCGGTTTGGGCAGGGGCTGTCCGAGCGTTCCCGCTTGCGCATGcgtcctccccccgcccccagggccgctgctccccctccccccaatcaCTGCTCCCCTCAGAACCCGGCTCGTCGAGGGAGCTGAACGCAGTCTCGCCTGCCCAGCCCCGCGGGATAAGAACACGGCATGGCTCCCCGCAGGGACCGTCCGAAGATCCCCCCCGGGcttggtgggtgggaggaggaggaggggaaacgCGGCCCTACCCGACCCGCCGTCTCCTCCTCCGCCGCCCGCCGTTCGCCGTCCCGGAGGCTCCGCCGCCTGGGCCTCCCCAGCCGCCCAgcccccgccctccccgccccctaCTCACGTGAGAGCGCTCCTTCCGTCCTCCGTCCCGCCTCCTGCCCTGCTTCATAGGCCCTTGGCAAAGCCGAGTCGCCCTATTGGCTCAACGACAGGCGGCGGGGGCGTACTTCCTTTCCGCGGACCCCACCTGGGCTTTTGGCCCGCCTCCGTATTCTGCGCCTGCGCGGAGTCTGCTCTCCGGGAGCTGCACTCGTCTCTG GAATCCAGCCTAAGGAACAGGATTCCGTGTAGAAGTCAAAACTTTCTAACTTTGAAATCAAGGGCGACTGGCTACAACACAACTACCCTGAGACATCTGAAACAcacaaaagagaacaaaatgaacTAG